In Streptomyces sp. NBC_00433, a single genomic region encodes these proteins:
- a CDS encoding glycoside hydrolase family 3 C-terminal domain-containing protein, whose protein sequence is MNVRPVPLMSGPWRLMSGPWRRTVRARRPAHDPDARADAMRLLRSTATRAVTAALCTLGLLCAPTPAHAGAPVAAGPSVPIYLDTGYSFQERAADLVSRMSLDEKVQQLRTNSAPAVPRLGVQQYTYWSEGQHGINTLFADTDPGPVTGGVHATSFPTNFAASMSWDKDLIYRETTAVSDEARGLLDKSLWGTGQNNLGPSKDDYGMLTYWAPTVNLDRDPRWGRTDEAFGEDPYFAGQMAGAFVNGYQGQNPDGTAQSKYLKVAATAKHYALNDVEQDRTGISSNVSDDDLYDYYTAQFKSLIEKAHVAGLMTSYNAINGTPSVADTYTTNQIAQRTFGFGGYITSDCGAVGTTYQSFPAGHDWAPPGWTTDRKGGSATWTDTATGQQVSGAAGGQAYALRAGTDVNCTGAEATSLNLEQAIRAGILSEGVIDNALLHLFTVRMRTGEFDPVDKQPYTRITKAAIESPAHQDLARTVADNALVLLQNNKAGGAHKPLLPEDPAALGKVVIVGDQAGKVTLGGYSGDPTKKVDAVQGITAQVTAADPDAQVVYDAAGTSTTATGDAVLSDRTRADIRSAGLVVIAVGTDEATAGEGKDRSGLALPGNYGSLIDQVAALGNPRTVLDIQSDGPVAIEAYRAEVAAIVFAGYNGESQGDALADVLFGRQNPGGHLNFTWYRDDSQLPDISDYDLSPSGTGGLGRTYQYFTGTPTYPFGYGLSYSAFAYSHIRADRHSVGADGTVGISFDVTNTGSVPGTTVAQLYAAGDFTVKGRELPDKRLAGFQKTRVLRPGATQHITLRVRIPDLAFHDGRSAKQVVYDGRYRFEVGPDSATPAGSAQVTVHGSLTPHVQYVTVQPESVVYDAGDTIDLTGRNRWIKDDTDPAAQPGRDMSVTADHVVQAVNDDGSFLDLSENAVRYTSSDPSVATVSRRGVVTTVGNGVATISATVRGVTGSAVIRVHHTLAVSSARIVTPGTPVTATTTYTNTGPTALPNASVTLAAPDGWTAAPTSPATFAKVPAGASVTTTWTVTPPADTEPGSYALAASATYQGAKASDDAAGQLLVPYSSVDDVITNVGISDDADPGGGNIDGGGQSLSQQALAAQGITSGGTVSHDGLTFVWPATGTGRPDNIVAGGQTVPFTGGGSTIGFLGTADYGNASGTGMITYTDGTTQNFTLSFPDWWANSPSTGNDVLATTDYFNNGGGKVQQKVSVYSATAPLQAGKTIAYLTLPNIGPNAAANQVALHIFAIAVG, encoded by the coding sequence GTGAACGTCAGACCCGTTCCTCTCATGTCCGGCCCGTGGCGCCTCATGTCCGGCCCGTGGCGCCGGACCGTCCGTGCCCGCCGCCCCGCGCACGACCCCGACGCCCGAGCAGACGCCATGCGATTACTTCGATCGACTGCGACGCGCGCGGTCACGGCGGCCCTGTGCACGCTCGGCCTGCTCTGCGCCCCCACCCCGGCGCACGCCGGGGCCCCCGTGGCGGCCGGCCCCTCGGTGCCGATCTACCTGGACACCGGCTACTCGTTCCAGGAACGGGCCGCGGACCTGGTCTCCCGCATGTCGCTCGACGAGAAGGTCCAGCAGTTGCGCACCAACAGCGCACCGGCCGTTCCACGCCTGGGCGTGCAGCAGTACACGTACTGGAGCGAGGGCCAGCACGGCATCAACACGCTGTTCGCCGACACCGATCCCGGGCCGGTGACCGGCGGTGTCCACGCCACCAGCTTCCCCACGAATTTCGCCGCGTCCATGAGCTGGGACAAGGACCTGATCTACCGGGAGACCACCGCCGTCTCGGACGAGGCCCGCGGCCTGCTCGACAAGTCGCTGTGGGGCACCGGGCAGAACAACCTCGGGCCGTCGAAGGACGACTACGGCATGCTCACCTACTGGGCGCCGACGGTGAATCTCGACCGCGACCCGCGATGGGGCCGCACCGACGAGGCGTTCGGCGAGGACCCGTACTTCGCGGGGCAGATGGCCGGCGCGTTCGTCAACGGCTATCAGGGCCAGAATCCGGACGGCACAGCGCAGAGCAAGTACCTCAAGGTCGCCGCCACGGCGAAGCACTACGCCCTCAACGACGTGGAGCAGGATCGCACCGGCATCAGTTCGAACGTCTCGGACGACGACCTGTACGACTACTACACCGCCCAGTTCAAGAGCCTCATCGAGAAGGCGCACGTCGCCGGGCTGATGACCTCCTACAACGCGATCAACGGCACGCCGTCGGTCGCCGACACCTACACCACCAACCAGATCGCACAGCGCACCTTCGGCTTCGGCGGGTACATCACCTCCGACTGCGGCGCGGTGGGCACCACCTACCAGAGCTTCCCCGCCGGCCACGACTGGGCTCCGCCGGGCTGGACCACCGACCGCAAGGGCGGAAGTGCCACCTGGACCGACACCGCCACCGGGCAGCAGGTCTCCGGTGCCGCCGGCGGCCAGGCCTATGCGCTGCGGGCCGGGACCGACGTCAACTGCACCGGCGCGGAGGCGACGTCGCTCAACCTCGAACAGGCGATCAGGGCAGGGATCCTGAGCGAGGGAGTCATCGACAACGCACTGCTGCACCTGTTCACGGTCCGGATGCGGACCGGAGAGTTCGACCCGGTGGACAAGCAGCCGTACACGAGGATCACCAAGGCCGCGATCGAGTCGCCGGCGCACCAGGACCTGGCACGGACCGTCGCTGACAACGCCCTCGTCCTGCTGCAGAACAACAAGGCCGGCGGCGCGCACAAGCCCCTGCTGCCGGAAGACCCGGCCGCGCTGGGCAAGGTCGTGATCGTCGGCGACCAGGCGGGCAAGGTCACCCTCGGCGGCTACTCGGGCGACCCCACCAAGAAGGTGGACGCGGTACAGGGCATCACGGCCCAGGTCACGGCCGCCGACCCGGACGCGCAGGTCGTCTACGACGCCGCCGGCACCTCCACCACCGCGACCGGCGACGCCGTGCTCAGCGACCGGACCCGGGCCGACATCCGGAGCGCCGGCCTCGTCGTCATCGCGGTCGGCACCGACGAGGCCACCGCCGGCGAGGGCAAGGACCGGAGCGGCCTGGCCCTGCCCGGCAACTACGGCAGCCTCATCGACCAGGTCGCGGCCCTCGGGAACCCCAGGACCGTCCTGGACATCCAGTCCGACGGGCCGGTGGCCATCGAGGCCTACCGCGCCGAGGTCGCCGCCATCGTCTTCGCGGGCTACAACGGCGAGAGCCAGGGCGACGCCCTGGCCGACGTCCTGTTCGGCAGGCAGAATCCCGGCGGGCACCTCAACTTCACCTGGTACAGGGACGACTCCCAACTGCCGGACATCTCCGACTACGACCTCTCCCCGAGCGGCACCGGCGGTCTGGGCCGCACCTACCAGTACTTCACCGGAACCCCGACCTATCCGTTCGGCTACGGCCTGAGCTACAGCGCCTTCGCCTACTCCCACATCCGGGCCGACCGCCACTCGGTCGGCGCCGACGGTACGGTCGGGATCAGTTTCGACGTCACCAACACCGGCTCCGTGCCCGGGACCACGGTGGCGCAGCTCTACGCGGCCGGCGACTTCACTGTCAAGGGCAGGGAACTGCCGGACAAGCGCCTGGCCGGCTTCCAGAAGACCAGGGTCCTGCGGCCCGGCGCCACGCAGCACATCACCCTGCGCGTCCGCATTCCCGACCTCGCCTTCCACGACGGCCGGTCGGCCAAGCAGGTCGTCTACGACGGCCGCTACCGCTTCGAGGTCGGACCCGACTCGGCGACCCCCGCCGGGTCGGCCCAGGTGACCGTCCACGGCAGCCTCACCCCGCACGTCCAGTACGTGACGGTGCAGCCCGAGTCCGTGGTCTACGACGCCGGCGACACCATCGACCTCACCGGCCGCAACCGGTGGATCAAGGACGACACCGACCCCGCCGCCCAGCCCGGCCGCGACATGAGCGTCACGGCCGACCACGTCGTGCAGGCGGTCAACGACGACGGATCGTTCCTGGACCTGTCCGAGAACGCGGTCCGGTACACCAGCAGCGACCCTTCCGTCGCCACCGTGAGCCGCCGAGGCGTGGTCACCACGGTCGGCAACGGTGTGGCGACCATCAGCGCGACCGTACGCGGGGTGACCGGCTCCGCGGTGATCCGCGTCCACCACACCCTGGCCGTCTCCTCGGCGCGCATCGTCACCCCGGGAACCCCCGTCACCGCGACCACCACCTACACCAACACCGGCCCCACCGCGCTGCCCAACGCCTCGGTCACCCTGGCCGCACCCGACGGCTGGACCGCCGCACCCACGTCCCCGGCCACCTTCGCCAAGGTCCCGGCCGGTGCGTCGGTCACCACCACCTGGACCGTCACTCCCCCGGCGGACACCGAGCCGGGCAGCTACGCCCTGGCCGCCTCCGCCACCTACCAGGGGGCCAAGGCCAGCGACGACGCCGCCGGGCAGTTGCTGGTCCCCTATTCCTCGGTCGACGACGTCATCACCAACGTCGGCATCAGTGACGACGCCGACCCCGGCGGCGGCAACATCGACGGCGGCGGGCAGAGCCTGTCACAGCAAGCCCTCGCCGCCCAGGGGATCACCTCCGGCGGCACTGTCAGCCACGACGGCCTGACCTTCGTCTGGCCCGCCACCGGCACGGGCAGGCCCGACAACATCGTGGCCGGCGGGCAGACCGTCCCGTTCACCGGAGGGGGCAGCACGATCGGCTTCCTCGGCACCGCCGACTACGGCAACGCCTCGGGCACCGGAATGATCACGTACACCGACGGGACCACCCAGAACTTCACCCTGTCCTTCCCCGACTGGTGGGCCAACAGCCCCTCCACAGGCAACGACGTCCTCGCCACGACCGACTACTTCAACAACGGCGGCGGCAAGGTCCAGCAGAAGGTGAGCGTATACAGCGCCACCGCTCCGCTGCAGGCAGGCAAGACCATCGCCTACCTGACCCTGCCGAACATCGGCCCGAACGCCGCCGCCAACCAGGTGGCGCTGCACATCTTCGCCATCGCCGTCGGCTGA
- the yjfF gene encoding sugar ABC transporter permease YjfF — protein MSVIDGFRARGDRLRLLHDRRLPVLVTAGLFVVMFGFGAVRYQSYGFLDAQVFMNLFIDNGYLLVAAVGATFVILTGGIDLSVGSVIGFTTMLTAWLVEKQGLPLLLVAPIALGVGAFGGYLMGYVIHHFEIQPFIVTLAGLFFFRGLCLVISKESISITDPTVDRLAQTHVPLPGGSFLSIAAVISLAVLALAFYVLHYTRFGRRVYAIGGNEQSALLMGLPVAGTKIAVYTVSGFCSALSGLLFTLYIQSGDPLHAVGLELDAIAAVVVGGTLLTGGSGYVVGTLFGVLVLGLIKTLIQFEGTLSSWWTKIATGVLLFAFILIQRTMTARSRT, from the coding sequence GTGAGCGTGATCGACGGTTTCCGGGCGCGCGGGGACAGACTCCGGCTGCTGCACGACCGGCGGCTGCCCGTCCTGGTGACGGCCGGGCTGTTCGTGGTCATGTTCGGCTTCGGCGCCGTCCGCTACCAGTCCTACGGATTCCTGGACGCCCAGGTCTTCATGAACCTCTTCATCGACAACGGCTACCTGCTCGTGGCCGCCGTCGGTGCGACCTTCGTCATCCTCACCGGTGGAATCGACCTCTCGGTGGGCTCGGTCATCGGGTTCACGACGATGCTGACCGCCTGGCTGGTGGAGAAGCAGGGCCTGCCTCTCCTCCTCGTGGCGCCCATCGCGCTGGGGGTCGGTGCCTTCGGCGGCTACCTGATGGGCTATGTGATCCACCATTTCGAGATCCAGCCCTTCATCGTGACTCTGGCGGGGCTGTTCTTCTTCCGCGGGCTGTGCCTGGTCATCAGCAAGGAGTCGATATCCATCACCGACCCCACGGTGGACAGGCTCGCCCAGACGCATGTTCCGCTGCCCGGCGGATCGTTCCTCTCGATTGCCGCCGTCATCTCGCTGGCGGTTCTGGCCCTCGCCTTCTACGTGCTGCACTACACGCGGTTCGGCAGGCGCGTGTACGCCATCGGCGGGAACGAGCAGTCGGCGCTGCTGATGGGCCTGCCGGTGGCAGGTACGAAGATCGCCGTCTACACCGTCAGCGGCTTCTGCTCCGCACTGTCGGGGCTGCTGTTCACCCTGTACATCCAGTCGGGTGACCCTCTGCACGCGGTAGGCCTGGAACTCGACGCGATCGCCGCGGTCGTGGTCGGCGGCACGCTTCTCACCGGCGGATCGGGCTACGTCGTCGGGACGCTGTTCGGCGTGCTGGTGCTGGGCCTGATCAAGACGCTCATCCAGTTCGAGGGCACCCTCAGCTCCTGGTGGACGAAGATCGCCACCGGGGTGCTGCTCTTCGCCTTCATCCTGATCCAGCGCACCATGACGGCACGAAGCCGGACGTGA
- a CDS encoding ABC transporter permease: MSLTSLWRAATQHRLFWPVAALVALLVINVPFTPGFFEIHLKNGHLYGSLVSIVLFGSPLILVAIGMTLVIATGGIDLSVGAVVAISGALACLVVSKQADQDSVAGVLLAFALALAVSLVCGAWNGLLVARLGIQPIIATLILMVAGRGIAQLITSGQIITVNSDAYSLIGGGYWLGLPFSLFVVALVVVLSVALTRRTALGLLVEAVGGNAEASRLVGIRSRRIKIMAYVFCGLCAGIAGLMISSNVSAADGNTAGLWIELDAILAVVIGGTSLTGGRFHLGGTIIGALIIQTLTTTIYTIGVPTQTNLVFKAVVVIVVCLMQSSAFRAKVFGARARRRGPVQKSQGAAADAAPQMEVSP, from the coding sequence GTGAGCCTCACATCCCTGTGGCGCGCGGCGACACAGCACCGGCTGTTCTGGCCGGTGGCTGCCCTGGTCGCGCTGCTCGTGATCAACGTCCCCTTCACCCCGGGGTTCTTCGAGATCCATCTGAAGAACGGTCACCTGTACGGCAGCCTGGTCTCCATCGTGCTGTTCGGGTCGCCGCTCATCCTGGTGGCGATCGGTATGACCCTGGTGATCGCCACCGGAGGCATCGACCTCTCGGTCGGGGCGGTGGTGGCGATCTCCGGTGCGCTGGCCTGCCTCGTCGTCAGCAAGCAGGCGGACCAGGACAGCGTGGCCGGAGTGCTGCTGGCCTTCGCGCTGGCACTTGCCGTATCACTGGTGTGCGGCGCGTGGAACGGCCTGCTGGTCGCCCGGCTCGGCATCCAGCCGATCATCGCCACGCTGATCCTGATGGTCGCGGGCCGCGGGATCGCCCAGCTGATCACCAGCGGCCAGATCATCACCGTCAACAGCGACGCGTACTCGCTCATCGGCGGGGGCTACTGGCTGGGACTGCCGTTCTCGCTCTTCGTGGTGGCCCTGGTGGTCGTGCTGAGCGTGGCGCTCACCCGCCGTACCGCCCTGGGGCTGCTGGTCGAGGCTGTCGGCGGCAATGCGGAGGCCAGCCGCCTGGTGGGCATCAGGTCGCGACGCATCAAGATCATGGCGTACGTGTTCTGCGGGCTCTGCGCCGGCATCGCCGGCCTGATGATCAGCTCCAACGTGTCGGCGGCGGACGGGAACACCGCGGGGCTGTGGATCGAGCTCGACGCGATCCTGGCCGTCGTGATCGGCGGGACCTCCCTCACCGGGGGCAGGTTCCACCTCGGTGGCACGATCATCGGAGCGCTCATCATCCAGACCCTGACCACCACGATCTACACCATCGGTGTGCCGACCCAGACCAACCTGGTGTTCAAGGCGGTCGTCGTCATCGTCGTCTGCCTGATGCAGTCCTCCGCCTTCCGGGCCAAGGTGTTCGGCGCTCGCGCCAGGCGTCGCGGCCCTGTTCAGAAAAGCCAGGGCGCGGCCGCCGACGCGGCGCCGCAGATGGAGGTGTCGCCGTGA
- a CDS encoding sugar ABC transporter ATP-binding protein has protein sequence MAEPRPVLEMTGIVKEFSGTRALSDVDFRLFPGEIHALLGENGAGKSTLIKVLTGVHALDGGTVVLEGRPVRITSPLQARQAGISTVYQEVNLCPNLSVAENILIGREPVGAGRIRWKELRRQASQLVARFGLDVDVSAPLGSYPLAVQQLVAIIRAVGSGDPADADAGGAAVGTRVLILDEPTSSLDRDEVEELFVLMRRLREDGVAILFVSHFLDQIYEVCDRMTVLRNGALVGEHMVADLDQVNLVKLMIGKDLDELEELSEHHGEPDTSEPFLRAEGLSRLGSVSPFDLEVRAGEVLGLCGLLGSGRTELARLLFGADTSDGGKVYIGGEQAALREPNDAIGRGVAFLSENRRTEGLVPDLTVRENIILALQAARGWIRPVPASQRDELVAKYIAALDIRPADPEAKTGSLSGGNQQKVLLARWLLTQPKLLILDEPTRGIDVGAKAEIQKLVVSLSEEGMAVVYISAELEEVLRLSHTVGVLRDRRLVARMANGPDITAGRVLEIIASGEHQ, from the coding sequence ATGGCAGAGCCTCGGCCCGTCCTGGAAATGACGGGCATCGTCAAAGAGTTCTCCGGCACACGGGCTCTGTCGGACGTCGACTTCCGACTGTTCCCTGGCGAGATCCACGCCCTTCTCGGCGAGAACGGGGCCGGGAAGTCCACTCTCATCAAGGTCCTGACGGGAGTCCACGCGCTCGACGGCGGAACGGTCGTCCTGGAGGGGCGGCCGGTCCGCATCACCAGTCCGCTGCAAGCCCGGCAGGCCGGTATCAGCACGGTCTACCAGGAGGTCAACCTCTGCCCGAACCTCTCGGTGGCCGAGAACATCCTGATCGGCCGCGAACCGGTCGGGGCGGGCCGGATCCGGTGGAAGGAACTGCGCAGGCAGGCCTCGCAGCTGGTGGCCCGGTTCGGCCTCGATGTCGATGTCTCCGCGCCGCTCGGTTCGTACCCGCTGGCCGTACAGCAGCTGGTGGCCATCATCCGCGCCGTCGGCTCCGGGGACCCCGCGGACGCGGACGCGGGCGGCGCCGCGGTCGGCACACGGGTGCTGATCCTGGACGAGCCGACCTCCAGCCTCGACCGCGACGAGGTCGAGGAGCTGTTCGTCCTGATGCGGCGGCTGAGGGAGGACGGGGTGGCGATCCTGTTCGTCTCCCACTTCCTGGACCAGATCTACGAGGTCTGCGACCGGATGACCGTGCTGCGCAACGGGGCCCTGGTCGGCGAGCACATGGTCGCCGACCTCGACCAGGTGAACCTGGTCAAGCTGATGATCGGCAAGGACCTGGACGAGCTGGAGGAACTCAGCGAGCACCACGGGGAGCCGGACACCAGCGAGCCGTTCCTCAGGGCGGAGGGCCTCTCCCGGCTCGGCAGCGTCTCCCCGTTCGACCTGGAGGTCCGCGCCGGGGAGGTCCTCGGGCTCTGCGGGCTCCTCGGCTCGGGCCGTACGGAACTGGCCCGCCTGCTGTTCGGCGCCGACACCTCCGACGGCGGCAAGGTGTACATCGGCGGGGAACAGGCCGCGCTGCGGGAGCCGAACGACGCGATCGGCAGGGGAGTCGCGTTCCTCTCGGAGAACCGCAGGACCGAGGGCCTGGTTCCGGACCTGACGGTGCGGGAGAACATCATCCTCGCCCTTCAGGCCGCACGCGGCTGGATCCGCCCCGTACCCGCGTCGCAGCGGGACGAGCTGGTCGCCAAGTACATCGCGGCACTGGACATCCGTCCGGCCGACCCGGAGGCGAAGACCGGTTCGCTCAGCGGCGGCAACCAGCAGAAGGTCCTCCTCGCCCGATGGCTGCTCACCCAGCCGAAGCTGCTCATCCTCGACGAGCCCACCCGGGGCATCGACGTGGGGGCCAAGGCGGAGATCCAGAAGCTTGTCGTGTCGCTGTCCGAGGAGGGTATGGCCGTGGTCTACATATCGGCCGAGCTGGAGGAGGTGCTCCGGCTCAGCCACACCGTGGGCGTGCTCCGCGACCGCCGGCTCGTGGCGCGGATGGCCAACGGGCCCGACATCACTGCCGGGCGGGTCCTGGAGATCATTGCGAGCGGAGAGCATCAGTGA